Proteins encoded within one genomic window of Rossellomorea vietnamensis:
- the smpB gene encoding SsrA-binding protein SmpB — MPKGEGKLIAQNKKARHDYAVEETYEAGLVLQGTEIKAIRGGRVNLKDSFARVQNGEIFIHNMHISPYEQGNRFNHEPLRTRKLLLHKKQINKLIGDSKEAGYSIVPLKLYIKNGVAKLLIGLARGKKKYDKREDLKRKEANRSIQRELAQRQKGM, encoded by the coding sequence ATGCCAAAGGGAGAAGGCAAGCTTATTGCCCAAAATAAAAAAGCAAGGCATGACTATGCCGTAGAAGAGACATACGAAGCGGGTCTTGTGCTGCAAGGTACTGAAATCAAAGCGATCCGGGGTGGCCGGGTGAACTTGAAAGATTCCTTTGCCCGTGTGCAAAATGGGGAAATCTTTATTCACAATATGCATATCAGTCCATATGAGCAGGGTAATCGATTCAATCACGAACCGCTCAGAACACGTAAACTACTTCTTCACAAAAAGCAAATCAATAAACTGATCGGTGATTCCAAAGAAGCAGGGTACTCAATCGTTCCTTTAAAGCTATACATCAAAAATGGTGTAGCAAAGCTTCTGATCGGACTGGCACGTGGTAAGAAGAAGTATGATAAACGTGAAGACTTGAAGCGTAAAGAAGCGAATCGTTCCATCCAGAGAGAACTGGCTCAGCGTCAAAAAGGAATGTAA
- a CDS encoding CopY/TcrY family copper transport repressor — MPKEEKPEITDSEWEVMRVVWTLKEVTSKEISSVLQEKKEWKPATTKTFIGRLVKKGILTTEKIGNRFIYRPGVSEEESLKTLKAGLFTNICSRAVGKTIADLIGEAKLSHDDIALLEQVLQTKKRDAVDEIACNCVPGQCTCKKDHGMNCHH; from the coding sequence TTGCCCAAAGAAGAAAAACCGGAAATCACGGATTCTGAGTGGGAAGTGATGAGAGTTGTCTGGACGCTCAAAGAAGTGACCAGTAAGGAAATAAGTTCTGTCCTTCAGGAAAAGAAAGAGTGGAAGCCGGCAACGACGAAAACCTTTATTGGGCGCCTGGTCAAAAAAGGGATACTGACGACTGAGAAAATCGGCAACCGGTTCATTTACAGGCCGGGAGTCAGTGAGGAAGAAAGCCTAAAAACACTGAAGGCAGGATTATTTACTAACATATGCAGCCGGGCGGTGGGTAAGACGATTGCCGACTTGATTGGAGAGGCTAAGCTGAGCCATGATGATATCGCCCTTCTTGAACAAGTTTTACAAACCAAGAAAAGGGATGCTGTCGATGAGATCGCATGTAATTGCGTACCAGGACAGTGTACCTGTAAAAAGGATCACGGCATGAACTGCCATCACTAA
- a CDS encoding sensor histidine kinase has product MNKISIKLAAYFTIAVFIMEGLLMLYLHDNIIDVRIQEEFQSILSRGNSHRDVLEDRYSTTTLHHIALMESKTETEVVITDKNHHVIISSKKLTKGMRELIDESPRSLPRGGRVIESNWKDMNYLATVTAFEKDGNEGYVFMFKSASPLRNLISKLNGHFLLAGIMSLIILAGIHFLLSKMLTRPLIRMKRATEELSKGNFEVKLPHLGKDELGELATSIKTLANDLETIQHDRSEFLATISHELRTPLTYVLGYTNVSLRDEIPESERKEYLTIIQEESKTIVTLIDNLFELAKIDENNFSIHQEEIQSLPYFHKIIKKITPAFKSREMDLILSVKDPFSFHADPIRLEQIIMNLLDNSLKYSKPGSTTTVIVRPHGTGGLGLTINDQGIGIPADELPKVFNRLHRVEKSRSREFGGSGLGLSIVKELVEAHGGNISIESEPEKGTSINIIM; this is encoded by the coding sequence ATGAATAAGATTTCAATCAAGTTAGCTGCTTACTTTACGATCGCCGTATTCATCATGGAAGGTTTATTAATGTTATACCTCCATGACAATATAATTGATGTCCGGATTCAGGAGGAATTTCAATCCATCCTTTCCCGGGGGAACAGCCACCGGGATGTATTAGAGGATCGTTATTCAACTACTACCTTGCACCATATTGCGCTCATGGAATCAAAAACCGAAACCGAAGTGGTGATTACTGATAAAAATCATCACGTTATTATCAGTTCGAAGAAATTAACAAAAGGAATGAGAGAACTCATTGATGAGAGCCCCCGATCTTTGCCCCGGGGAGGAAGGGTCATTGAATCAAATTGGAAAGACATGAATTATTTAGCTACGGTTACGGCTTTTGAGAAAGATGGCAACGAAGGTTATGTTTTTATGTTTAAAAGCGCCTCTCCATTACGGAACTTGATCAGTAAACTAAATGGACACTTTCTTCTTGCAGGAATCATGAGTCTCATCATATTAGCAGGTATCCATTTTCTTCTATCCAAAATGTTGACACGGCCGCTCATTAGAATGAAGCGAGCCACTGAAGAATTGAGCAAAGGGAATTTCGAAGTCAAGCTACCCCACCTGGGAAAAGATGAACTAGGGGAACTGGCAACATCCATCAAAACTCTGGCCAATGATTTAGAGACCATTCAACACGACCGATCTGAATTTCTGGCCACTATTTCTCACGAGCTGAGAACCCCGTTGACGTATGTTCTTGGCTATACGAATGTATCTCTTCGTGACGAAATCCCTGAATCTGAAAGAAAAGAGTATTTAACGATCATACAGGAAGAATCAAAGACCATTGTCACATTAATCGATAACCTATTTGAACTTGCCAAGATTGATGAGAATAACTTTTCTATCCACCAGGAAGAAATACAATCTTTGCCATACTTCCATAAAATCATTAAAAAGATCACTCCTGCTTTCAAAAGCCGGGAAATGGATTTAATCCTTTCTGTCAAGGACCCTTTTTCATTCCATGCAGATCCAATCCGTCTGGAACAAATCATCATGAATCTATTGGATAACTCCTTGAAATATTCAAAGCCGGGTTCAACCACTACGGTCATCGTCCGACCACATGGAACTGGCGGGTTGGGCCTTACAATCAACGATCAAGGCATCGGGATTCCAGCCGATGAGCTTCCCAAGGTATTTAACAGGTTGCACCGGGTAGAGAAATCACGCTCAAGGGAATTTGGAGGTTCCGGTCTCGGTTTATCCATCGTAAAGGAGCTCGTGGAAGCCCACGGCGGAAACATCTCGATCGAAAGTGAACCGGAAAAGGGGACATCAATCAATATCATCATGTAA
- a CDS encoding four-helix bundle copper-binding protein, with product MSHEKYQSAIKALHECMEACNHCFDSCLQEEDINMMKECIRLDRECADICAYLEQSLVRGTPFAAELAQVCVKICETCGEECKKHDHDHCQKCADACFNCAEECKKIA from the coding sequence ATGTCACATGAAAAGTATCAATCTGCCATCAAAGCACTTCACGAGTGTATGGAAGCCTGTAACCACTGTTTCGATTCTTGTTTACAAGAAGAGGATATTAACATGATGAAAGAGTGTATCCGTTTGGACCGTGAATGTGCGGATATATGTGCATACTTAGAACAATCCTTGGTAAGGGGAACCCCATTTGCAGCGGAACTAGCACAAGTGTGTGTGAAGATTTGTGAAACATGCGGGGAAGAATGTAAGAAGCATGATCATGATCATTGCCAGAAATGCGCCGATGCCTGCTTCAATTGTGCAGAAGAATGTAAGAAAATCGCTTAA
- a CDS encoding YdhK family protein — protein sequence MKQRRRKWFPFIMTALFLMLSACSTNQDENKANNDNKTEKSEEMDGMDHGDMNHSGSEEVPEGLKEASSPKYEVGSKAIIKADHMKGMKGAEATITGAYDTVVYTVTYTPTTGGEKVKNHKWVIHEELKDFGEKPYKPGEEVVLNAVHMKGMKGARATIDSAEKMTVYMVDYTPTSGGSVVKNHKWVTESELSPVE from the coding sequence ATGAAACAACGCAGAAGAAAATGGTTCCCATTTATCATGACAGCTCTGTTTCTCATGTTGAGTGCTTGTTCAACTAACCAAGATGAGAATAAAGCAAATAATGATAATAAGACGGAGAAGTCCGAAGAAATGGACGGTATGGACCATGGTGACATGAATCACTCAGGTTCGGAAGAAGTACCAGAGGGGTTGAAAGAAGCATCAAGCCCAAAATATGAAGTAGGAAGCAAAGCCATCATAAAGGCTGATCATATGAAAGGGATGAAGGGTGCAGAAGCAACCATTACAGGGGCTTACGACACAGTTGTTTATACCGTTACCTATACACCAACCACTGGTGGAGAGAAAGTGAAGAATCATAAATGGGTCATACATGAAGAACTGAAGGACTTTGGTGAGAAACCTTATAAACCTGGAGAAGAGGTTGTCTTGAATGCCGTTCATATGAAGGGGATGAAAGGGGCAAGGGCTACCATTGACTCTGCTGAGAAGATGACGGTTTATATGGTAGATTACACACCTACTTCAGGTGGGAGTGTAGTCAAGAATCATAAATGGGTAACTGAAAGCGAATTATCACCAGTTGAATAA
- a CDS encoding heavy metal translocating P-type ATPase, whose protein sequence is MTGKTLNIEGMTCASCSQAVEKATKKLAGVQQASVNLATEKLNITYDENELSLEEIKQAVDDAGYRAVTEMEKKTFSVTGMTCASCVQSVEKATMRLDGVKDSTVNMATEKMVIEYDPAVVTVSDIKGAVSDAGYEAHEDTDVEQSVDEDRDKKEQHIKTMWKRFWVSAVFTVPLLLVSMGHMFGMPLPDAIDPMVNPTGFALIQLVLTIPVVAMGKPFFTVGFKTLSKRHPNMDSLVALGTGAAFFYSLFASIMIIAGSERYAQNLYFESAAVILTLITLGKYFEALSKGKTSEAIKKLMGLAPKTATVVRDGEEVEISVDEVAVGEIIIVKPGEKIPVDGVVLEGKTSVDEAMLTGESIPVEKTSGSNVIGASINKNGTIRYEATKVGKDTALSQIIKLVEDAQGSKAPIAKMADIISGYFVPIVIVLSILSGLAWYIAGESGLFAFTITISILVIACPCALGLATPTAIMVGTGKGAENGVLIKSGGALETTHKIDTIVFDKTGTITEGKPVVTDIVTSASISEEELLVLAASAEKGSEHPLGEAIVREAEERGLTLRKTDFFDAITGQGIEVTVEGDDLLLGNRKLMDENDVDVGELAEVSDRLAAEGKTPMYIAVEEEIAGIIAVADTVKETSFKAIEKLHRMGLQVAMITGDNKRTAEAIAREVGIDRVLSEVLPEDKANEVKKLQEEGRKVAMVGDGINDAPALAQADIGIAIGSGTDVAMESADIVLMRSDLMDVPTAVELSKATIRNIKQNLFWAFGYNILGIPIAMGILYLFGGPLLNPMIAGAAMSFSSVSVLLNALRLKGFKPSET, encoded by the coding sequence ATGACGGGAAAAACATTGAACATCGAAGGAATGACATGTGCCTCTTGTTCACAGGCTGTTGAGAAAGCAACTAAGAAACTGGCTGGTGTTCAACAAGCAAGCGTAAACCTTGCAACGGAGAAATTGAATATAACCTATGATGAAAATGAGCTCTCACTTGAAGAAATCAAGCAAGCCGTGGATGACGCAGGTTATAGAGCAGTTACAGAAATGGAGAAAAAGACATTCAGCGTGACAGGCATGACGTGCGCTTCCTGTGTGCAATCGGTCGAAAAGGCAACAATGAGGCTCGATGGCGTCAAGGATTCGACGGTCAATATGGCTACAGAGAAAATGGTCATTGAGTACGATCCCGCCGTCGTTACCGTGTCTGATATCAAGGGAGCGGTATCTGACGCAGGATATGAAGCACATGAGGACACTGATGTCGAACAATCAGTGGACGAAGACCGGGATAAGAAGGAGCAGCACATCAAGACCATGTGGAAACGCTTCTGGGTTTCAGCCGTCTTCACCGTTCCTTTGCTCCTGGTTTCCATGGGGCATATGTTCGGCATGCCGCTGCCCGATGCGATCGATCCGATGGTGAACCCAACTGGATTTGCATTGATACAACTGGTTCTTACCATTCCTGTCGTAGCGATGGGGAAACCCTTTTTCACCGTAGGATTTAAGACGCTTTCCAAACGCCATCCGAATATGGATTCATTGGTGGCCCTCGGAACGGGGGCAGCGTTTTTCTATAGTTTGTTTGCAAGCATCATGATCATAGCAGGAAGTGAACGGTATGCGCAGAACCTTTATTTTGAATCGGCAGCCGTCATCCTCACCCTCATTACATTGGGTAAATATTTCGAGGCCCTTTCCAAAGGGAAAACGTCTGAAGCCATCAAGAAGCTGATGGGGCTTGCCCCTAAAACGGCTACTGTCGTAAGAGATGGAGAAGAAGTAGAAATCTCAGTGGACGAAGTGGCAGTGGGAGAGATCATCATCGTGAAACCCGGTGAGAAGATACCGGTGGATGGAGTGGTGCTGGAAGGAAAAACATCCGTCGATGAAGCGATGCTGACAGGGGAAAGCATCCCTGTAGAGAAGACCAGTGGCTCAAACGTCATCGGTGCGAGCATCAACAAAAATGGAACCATCCGATACGAGGCTACGAAAGTCGGAAAAGATACTGCACTTTCCCAGATCATCAAGCTGGTCGAAGATGCCCAGGGGTCAAAGGCACCAATCGCCAAAATGGCCGATATCATTTCAGGTTATTTTGTTCCGATCGTCATCGTCCTTTCCATCCTATCCGGTCTCGCCTGGTATATAGCAGGTGAGTCAGGTCTCTTCGCCTTTACGATCACGATTTCGATTCTTGTCATAGCCTGTCCTTGTGCACTGGGACTCGCAACACCTACGGCCATTATGGTTGGTACGGGGAAAGGCGCGGAAAATGGCGTCCTTATTAAAAGCGGCGGAGCCCTTGAAACGACCCATAAAATAGACACCATCGTGTTCGATAAAACCGGCACCATCACGGAAGGGAAGCCTGTGGTTACGGATATCGTAACATCAGCATCCATTTCAGAAGAAGAACTCCTGGTACTTGCCGCTTCAGCTGAAAAGGGATCTGAACATCCTCTTGGCGAAGCGATTGTCAGAGAGGCGGAAGAAAGAGGGCTCACCTTGCGAAAGACCGACTTCTTTGACGCCATTACGGGACAGGGAATTGAAGTGACGGTTGAAGGAGACGATCTCCTGCTCGGAAACCGCAAGCTGATGGACGAAAATGATGTCGATGTCGGTGAACTGGCGGAAGTTTCGGACCGCTTGGCAGCCGAGGGGAAAACGCCCATGTATATCGCCGTCGAAGAAGAGATTGCGGGCATCATCGCCGTTGCTGATACGGTGAAGGAAACGAGTTTCAAAGCCATTGAAAAGCTTCACAGGATGGGGCTCCAAGTGGCTATGATCACGGGAGACAATAAGCGCACAGCGGAAGCGATCGCAAGAGAAGTAGGGATCGACCGCGTACTGAGTGAAGTACTGCCTGAAGACAAAGCAAATGAAGTCAAGAAGCTTCAGGAAGAAGGCAGGAAAGTGGCGATGGTCGGGGATGGAATCAACGATGCTCCGGCACTTGCACAAGCGGATATAGGGATCGCCATCGGTTCTGGTACGGATGTAGCCATGGAGTCGGCAGACATCGTCCTTATGAGAAGTGATCTCATGGACGTACCAACCGCCGTCGAATTGAGTAAAGCAACCATACGGAACATTAAACAGAACCTTTTCTGGGCCTTTGGCTATAACATCCTCGGCATACCTATTGCCATGGGAATCCTGTATTTGTTCGGCGGACCTTTACTGAATCCAATGATCGCTGGTGCAGCCATGAGCTTCAGTTCTGTATCCGTGTTGCTGAACGCCCTGCGTCTGAAAGGATTCAAACCATCAGAAACGTAG
- a CDS encoding SHOCT domain-containing protein: protein MMNGGGMGGGFFGTGFLFILLIVAILGVFVWMMRAKTPKENNQTPNANRHSLSLLKGRLAKGEITEEEYERLKRKIQE from the coding sequence ATGATGAATGGTGGAGGAATGGGCGGCGGATTCTTTGGAACAGGTTTTCTTTTTATCCTATTGATCGTAGCTATTTTGGGGGTATTCGTCTGGATGATGAGGGCCAAGACGCCGAAAGAGAACAACCAGACGCCGAATGCAAATCGACATTCATTGAGTTTATTAAAGGGCCGACTGGCAAAAGGGGAAATAACGGAAGAAGAATACGAACGACTTAAACGGAAAATCCAAGAGTAA
- a CDS encoding LAGLIDADG family homing endonuclease translates to MEDWEAAYLAGIIDGEGSITLTRMHDKEHRRPCITVASTDYELLEYLQILTNGQITKKKNYHPDRHLNSYTLSIKAKNQVLYILKLVFPFLRVHKKKKRASWILDHYDRVTVRNGKYSTDKLKQKVTFEEEFFKL, encoded by the coding sequence ATGGAGGATTGGGAAGCAGCTTATCTAGCTGGAATTATTGATGGAGAGGGTTCCATTACATTGACACGCATGCATGACAAAGAACATAGACGCCCTTGCATTACTGTCGCCTCTACTGATTATGAACTTTTAGAATATCTTCAAATACTAACAAACGGTCAAATCACTAAAAAGAAAAACTACCATCCAGATCGTCACCTTAATTCATACACACTCTCTATCAAGGCTAAGAATCAAGTTCTGTATATATTAAAATTAGTTTTCCCATTCCTAAGAGTTCACAAAAAGAAGAAAAGAGCATCCTGGATTCTTGATCATTATGATCGAGTTACAGTTAGAAACGGAAAGTATAGTACGGATAAGTTAAAACAAAAGGTGACTTTTGAAGAGGAGTTTTTCAAATTATAA
- a CDS encoding response regulator transcription factor, whose product MNTILLIDDETKMLNLLELYLTPHDYSCVKKNNGYDAIQYMKNHPVDLIILDIMMPELNGFHTCEKIRKFSTVPIIMLTARGEKDDIVKGLNVGADDYITKPFDEDELVARVNALLRRKTCYEQIEDSEQLTRGGFTLDGHTYTLKYENQILSLTLKEYNILHSLMKNTDRVYTREQLLLMVWDINSKTDIRTVDSHIRNLRDKLKKAGFPIENHLKTIWGIGYQWKI is encoded by the coding sequence ATGAACACCATTTTATTAATAGATGACGAAACAAAGATGTTGAATCTATTGGAACTTTATCTCACTCCACACGATTATTCGTGTGTAAAGAAGAATAATGGCTATGATGCGATTCAATATATGAAAAACCATCCCGTAGACTTAATCATTTTAGACATCATGATGCCGGAACTGAATGGCTTTCATACATGTGAAAAAATCAGGAAGTTTTCCACTGTTCCCATCATCATGTTGACTGCCAGGGGGGAAAAGGATGACATCGTGAAGGGGTTAAATGTAGGGGCTGATGACTATATTACCAAGCCTTTTGACGAAGATGAACTTGTTGCACGGGTAAACGCCCTATTAAGAAGAAAAACCTGTTATGAGCAAATAGAAGATTCGGAACAACTAACCAGGGGCGGCTTCACATTGGATGGACATACCTACACGTTAAAGTATGAAAATCAAATTCTTTCCTTAACCTTAAAAGAATACAATATCCTGCATTCCCTGATGAAAAATACTGACCGTGTATATACCCGGGAACAACTCCTTCTGATGGTGTGGGATATCAATTCCAAAACCGACATCAGAACCGTCGATTCACACATCAGGAATCTGAGGGATAAATTAAAAAAAGCAGGATTCCCAATCGAGAATCACTTGAAAACGATTTGGGGCATTGGGTACCAGTGGAAAATTTGA
- a CDS encoding permease: MLDLIGESAKTSLGYFWKSGWAFVLGYLISSMIQAFVQKDKMVKYMGNASLKSVGLSSLFGAISSSCSFAALAAGRNLFKKGAHFIPTLAFLFASTNLVIELGILIYIFLGWQFVVAEMVGGIALILVTWVLVKLTFPKKLVEEAREHVEDEEDENEEFDWKEKIRSKEGWLQVGHEFVMNWKMVWKEITIGFTIAGMMATFVSEDTWKSFFLADQPDSFLKVLENALIGPLVAMLTFIGSMGNIPISTILASSGVAFAGIMAFIYSDLVVPPIVAVHKKYYGLKTALYIAGVFYVSIILTALGMHYGFTAMGLLPEDAKKVMNEDPFKIDYTFWLNIVFAVVAGVAIYLNKLFKESDAHSHMMMMEGDSKFKTIVTYLCLLYLIVGTILFIF, encoded by the coding sequence TTGTTAGATTTAATCGGCGAATCAGCCAAGACCTCCCTGGGGTACTTCTGGAAATCAGGGTGGGCTTTTGTACTGGGGTATTTGATCAGCTCCATGATTCAGGCATTTGTCCAAAAGGATAAAATGGTGAAGTATATGGGGAATGCCAGCTTGAAGTCGGTTGGGTTATCCTCGCTGTTTGGGGCGATCAGTTCATCCTGTTCATTTGCGGCACTGGCGGCGGGGAGGAACTTATTTAAAAAAGGTGCCCATTTCATTCCGACCCTTGCCTTTTTGTTTGCGTCTACCAATCTGGTGATTGAATTGGGGATTCTTATTTATATCTTTCTTGGTTGGCAGTTCGTTGTGGCCGAAATGGTCGGCGGTATAGCACTGATTTTGGTTACGTGGGTGTTAGTGAAACTCACCTTCCCGAAAAAATTAGTGGAAGAAGCAAGAGAGCATGTAGAGGATGAGGAAGATGAAAATGAGGAGTTCGATTGGAAAGAGAAGATAAGGTCTAAAGAAGGCTGGCTTCAGGTCGGTCATGAGTTCGTCATGAACTGGAAGATGGTATGGAAAGAAATCACGATTGGATTTACGATTGCCGGGATGATGGCGACTTTTGTATCGGAAGACACGTGGAAAAGCTTCTTTCTCGCAGATCAGCCGGACTCATTCTTAAAGGTATTGGAGAATGCCCTCATAGGGCCGTTGGTAGCGATGTTGACCTTTATCGGCTCGATGGGGAATATTCCGATTTCCACCATACTCGCATCCAGTGGGGTGGCTTTCGCAGGAATCATGGCATTCATTTATTCAGATTTGGTCGTTCCTCCGATCGTTGCGGTTCATAAAAAATACTACGGTCTTAAGACGGCCTTATATATTGCCGGTGTCTTTTACGTATCCATTATTTTAACAGCGCTTGGCATGCACTACGGCTTCACAGCCATGGGGCTTCTCCCTGAAGATGCCAAGAAGGTCATGAATGAAGATCCGTTTAAGATTGATTATACGTTTTGGTTGAATATCGTCTTTGCGGTGGTGGCAGGTGTGGCCATCTACTTAAATAAATTATTTAAAGAATCCGATGCCCACTCGCACATGATGATGATGGAGGGAGATTCAAAGTTCAAGACGATTGTGACGTATTTATGCTTACTTTATTTAATAGTAGGAACCATCTTATTCATTTTTTAA
- a CDS encoding heavy-metal-associated domain-containing protein, with the protein MEKTLLNVSGMTCGNCVKKVETVLNELDGVEKAKVDLENGAAKVKFDESKQSPDSLSKAVSDAGYQTEPAK; encoded by the coding sequence ATGGAAAAAACATTATTAAACGTATCTGGAATGACATGTGGGAATTGTGTGAAAAAAGTAGAGACGGTTCTGAATGAACTGGACGGAGTAGAAAAAGCCAAAGTTGATCTCGAGAATGGTGCGGCTAAGGTGAAGTTTGACGAATCGAAGCAATCACCAGACAGTTTAAGTAAAGCGGTGTCTGATGCGGGATATCAAACAGAACCTGCCAAATAA
- a CDS encoding glutaredoxin family protein has product MSHDLELELYTRPTCSDCQAAKEYLNGQNIKYVHKNVGEDERFEKELKEISGSRIVPSFAFYKKGIFGKKRVVKNLIGFENNKEEIKQLLGLK; this is encoded by the coding sequence ATGAGTCATGACCTTGAATTAGAGCTTTACACCAGACCAACCTGTTCCGATTGTCAAGCTGCTAAAGAATACCTGAATGGGCAGAACATCAAATATGTCCATAAGAACGTAGGAGAAGATGAAAGGTTCGAAAAGGAACTCAAGGAAATATCCGGCTCCAGAATCGTTCCTTCCTTTGCTTTCTATAAAAAAGGTATATTCGGTAAAAAAAGAGTCGTAAAGAATTTGATTGGTTTTGAGAACAATAAAGAAGAAATCAAGCAATTATTAGGATTGAAATAA
- a CDS encoding multicopper oxidase family protein → MKRKMIGSILITLLVAIGVLVFLQSPWYKNGEMALPKGVTDGETSILDVSAQEKGDRHVKKFELTAQDTEWQISEGKKVNAWTYNGTVPGKSIRVTEGDFVQVKLKNELDVPVTIHWHGVLLPNKMDGIPGLTQDAVQPGESFTYEFIAQDAGTYWYHSHQQSSVQVDKGLYGSFIVEEKEKKYKKDEVFILDEWAVNQEKEDITNMGGMMKGAMSGDGEADTKQMYDTFTVNGKSGKAIEPLVMEAGEKARLRFVNAGYQVHRLVFPEGSMKVIENDAERVVSDDNNTNVLEIAPGERVDVEFTKPDQDTVFIGQEQNIDYAEDMILPVVSNETHADQEASLAREAGTAKGISYGSEELIFDKTPDPDVTYDMDLSMGMSMGEGMSFQINDKTFPDTPPIKVQEGDIVKVTLRNKGRMNHPMHLHGHRFQVESKNGKEFEKPIVKDLIHVKPGEEYVIYFKADNVGEWLFHCHDNNHAARGMVTIVDYEGVYSPFELGGQEKNQPN, encoded by the coding sequence ATGAAAAGAAAAATGATTGGAAGCATACTCATTACGTTATTAGTGGCAATCGGGGTGCTCGTCTTTCTTCAATCACCCTGGTATAAAAATGGGGAAATGGCATTGCCCAAGGGAGTGACGGACGGAGAGACGAGTATATTAGACGTAAGCGCACAAGAAAAAGGTGACCGCCATGTCAAAAAATTTGAATTAACGGCTCAGGATACGGAGTGGCAGATCAGTGAAGGTAAAAAAGTGAATGCTTGGACTTATAATGGGACGGTTCCTGGAAAATCCATTCGTGTGACGGAAGGAGATTTTGTACAAGTTAAGCTTAAGAACGAGCTTGATGTACCGGTCACCATTCACTGGCACGGCGTCCTGCTGCCAAATAAAATGGACGGGATCCCAGGTTTGACTCAAGATGCTGTTCAGCCGGGAGAAAGCTTTACCTACGAATTCATTGCACAAGATGCCGGTACGTATTGGTATCATTCCCATCAACAAAGCTCCGTACAGGTCGACAAAGGCTTATATGGATCGTTCATTGTGGAAGAAAAGGAAAAAAAGTATAAGAAGGATGAAGTCTTCATCCTCGATGAGTGGGCAGTAAATCAAGAAAAAGAGGACATCACCAATATGGGAGGAATGATGAAGGGAGCCATGTCCGGGGACGGTGAAGCAGATACGAAACAAATGTACGATACCTTTACCGTGAACGGAAAATCAGGAAAGGCCATTGAACCCCTCGTGATGGAAGCAGGTGAAAAAGCAAGATTGAGATTCGTGAATGCCGGATACCAGGTTCATCGGTTGGTCTTTCCGGAGGGATCGATGAAGGTTATTGAGAATGATGCAGAAAGAGTGGTCTCTGATGATAACAACACCAATGTTCTTGAAATTGCCCCTGGCGAAAGAGTGGATGTGGAATTCACGAAGCCCGATCAAGATACGGTATTCATTGGTCAGGAACAGAATATAGACTACGCAGAAGACATGATTCTCCCAGTTGTTTCGAATGAGACTCATGCCGATCAAGAAGCGTCACTTGCAAGGGAAGCAGGGACTGCGAAAGGAATTTCATATGGGAGTGAAGAACTTATTTTCGACAAAACCCCTGACCCCGATGTTACCTATGACATGGATCTAAGCATGGGCATGTCAATGGGAGAAGGCATGTCCTTCCAAATTAACGATAAGACCTTTCCCGATACACCGCCTATCAAGGTGCAAGAAGGGGACATCGTAAAAGTCACATTAAGAAATAAAGGCAGGATGAATCATCCCATGCACCTTCATGGTCATCGTTTTCAGGTGGAATCCAAGAACGGAAAAGAATTTGAAAAACCGATTGTTAAAGACTTAATTCATGTGAAACCAGGCGAGGAATACGTGATTTATTTTAAAGCCGATAATGTGGGAGAATGGTTATTCCATTGCCATGATAACAATCATGCTGCCAGGGGAATGGTGACGATTGTCGATTATGAAGGAGTATATTCCCCGTTTGAGTTAGGCGGACAAGAGAAGAATCAGCCTAACTGA